A window from Saccharomyces cerevisiae S288C chromosome XIII, complete sequence encodes these proteins:
- the YOX1 gene encoding Yox1p (Homeobox transcriptional repressor; binds to Mcm1p and to early cell cycle boxes (ECBs) in the promoters of cell cycle-regulated genes expressed in M/G1 phase; expression is cell cycle-regulated; phosphorylated by Cdc28p; relocalizes from nucleus to cytoplasm upon DNA replication stress; YOX1 has a paralog, YHP1, that arose from the whole genome duplication), protein MSQETKMLPSLSSLLSGTEISSSPVSPSFTNPRTSFHLDDRGTIKLPPLNTSINRPRSVESALRHTVTSLHENSSAYGDDMLKHTQSDSALSSQLNSSQETVDESHENLLLTPLNSKKRDYSVSSKKNDILTPLSAAKSIIIPSASKEKRRAFAFITHSQETFPKKEPKIDNAPLARRKRRRTSSQELSILQAEFEKCPAPSKEKRIELAESCHMTEKAVQIWFQNKRQAVKRQRIATSKSTTIIQTVSPPSPPLDVHATPLASRVKADILRDGSSCSRSSSSSPLENTPPRPHHSLNRRSSTPSIKRSQALTFHLNPQKKTLTPVKTSPNSRVNKLINSIDHSPSKAKRPVSNPSGSPKRKRKFGFKIVDQQPLKDLDPNAFRG, encoded by the coding sequence ATGTcacaagaaacaaaaatgcTACCTTCTCTATCTAGTCTTCTATCGGGAACCGAAATCTCGTCCAGCCCCGTATCACCAAGCTTCACTAATCCAAGAACGAGTTTTCACCTCGATGATCGCGGAACCATAAAATTACCACCGCTAAACACCAGTATCAATCGTCCAAGATCTGTGGAAAGCGCCTTGAGACACACTGTTACATCCTTGCATGAAAATAGCAGCGCTTATGGTGATGACATGCTCAAGCACACGCAATCAGACTCAGCCCTCTCATCTCAGTTGAATAGTTCTCAAGAAACAGTTGATGAATCACACGAAAACCTTCTACTGACTCCCCTAAATAGCAAAAAGAGAGATTATTCggtttcttcaaagaaaaacgaCATATTAACACCACTCTCTGCAGCGAAGTCGATTATTATCCCCTCTGCCtctaaggaaaaaagacgTGCATTTGCTTTCATCACACACTCGCAGGAGACCTTCCCTAAGAAGGAGCCTAAGATCGACAACGCTCCACTAGCACGCcgaaagagaagaagaacctCGTCCCAGGAACTATCTATTCTTCAGgctgaatttgaaaaatgtcCTGCTCCATCGAAGGAGAAACGAATTGAGTTAGCTGAATCTTGCCATATGACTGAAAAAGCCGTTCAAATATGGTTCCAGAATAAAAGACAAGCGGTTAAAAGGCAGAGAATCGCCACTTCGAAGTCAACCACTATAATACAAACGGTATCTCCACCATCTCCGCCTCTGGACGTTCATGCTACGCCACTAGCATCCAGAGTCAAGGCGGACATACTTCGTGATGGAAGCTCATGTTCTCgttcttcctcttcttcaccGCTGGAAAATACGCCGCCAAGGCCTCATCATTCCCTAAATAGGCGCTCATCCACACCAAGCATAAAGAGAAGCCAGGCTTTAACATTCCATCTAAACCCACAAAAGAAGACGTTGACTCCCGTGAAAACGTCTCCCAACAGCAGAGTAAATAAATTGATCAATAGCATAGATCATTCTCCATCCAAAGCCAAGCGTCCGGTAAGCAATCCCTCCGGCTCCCCTaaaaggaagagaaaattcGGATTCAAGATCGTCGATCAACAACCGTTGAAGGATCTTGATCCGAACGCTTTCCGTGGTTGA
- the USA1 gene encoding Usa1p (Scaffold subunit of the Hrd1p ubiquitin ligase; also promotes ligase oligomerization; involved in ER-associated protein degradation (ERAD); interacts with the U1 snRNP-specific protein, Snp1p) — protein sequence MSEYLAQTPCKFTIWSSEIDLIRTNLLVNAHPLSTVGRLLQYIHYQIYKQLRAIYQPEEQCTNSEIPHTPLNSINTYFLSYEGRELSATCLLKDITSSSHPDSNHFIRLQLEKRTSPSGSAFDLEYDMEGEFNSMNIQFEINTLSSQRIFNSMEPNLPIGTTLARLEKLALERIKDFEKSAGNLCGIKEDHSVSDLQGFIIKGKQTPMFLNYGSDSDYYKDLNLVDLIGIDFAPAHNSFFTFLFKMNHEQNSHIANDEERFVLEFISDATLSITQMNVKPDTTVKQVKDFICSVYTHSLNLRRNDIKLIYKGQLLHENNFAGNSSKISEYIKEPHEVKVHVQINQEYTESGPGFWNEVFNNPNIFQFMPPDTRSQSPVSFAPTQGRSPAAIRGEERGIPYVTESGNDIVPTDELYRKCIINGDEVVFIPVSELNPQSSYLSVIKGDYGEIKIPISSNDYRINGDNILLSPSAIEQLESALNFKIERPRDSTLLHPSGEHVRAADNTSSANDNNTVENDESAWNRRVVRPLRNSFPLLLVLIRTFYLIGYNSLVPFFIILEFGSFLPWKYIILLSLLFIFRTVWNTQEVWNLWRDYLHLNEIDEVKFSQIKEFINSNSLTLNFYKKCKDTQSAIDLLMIPNLHEQRLSVYSKYDIEYDTNTPDVGQLNLLFIKVLSGEIPKDALDELFKEFFELYETTRNMNTLYPQDSLNELLLMIWKESQKKDINTLPKYRRWFQTLCSQIAEHNVLDVVLRYIIPDPVNDRVITAVIKNFVLFWVTLLPYVKEKLDDIVAQRARDREQPAPSAQQQENEDEALIIPDEEEPTATGAQPHLYIPDED from the coding sequence TAGTATCAACACTTACTTCCTAAGTTACGAAGGCAGAGAGTTATCTGCAACGTGTTTATTAAAGGACATCACGTCATCTAGCCACCCAGATTCGAACCATTTCATAAGACTACAACTGGAAAAGCGTACTTCTCCTTCCGGTTCAGCATTTGACTTGGAATATGATATGGAGGGCGAATTTAACTCGATGAATATTCAATTTGAGATAAATACACTATCTTCTCAACGTATATTCAATTCCATGGAACCAAATTTGCCTATTGGCACTACATTGGCTAGATTAGAGAAACTGGCATTGGAACGTATAaaggattttgaaaaatcagCAGGGAATCTCTGTGGTATTAAAGAGGACCATTCAGTGTCTGATTTGCAGGGATTTATAATAAAGGGGAAACAGACACCCATGTTTTTAAATTATGGAAGTGATTCTGATTACTATAAAGACTTGAACCTGGTAGATTTGATAGGCATTGATTTTGCCCCGGCAcacaattcttttttcacatTTTTGTTCAAGATGAATCACGAACAGAATTCACATATCGCCAACGATGAAGAGAGATTTGTGTTGGAATTCATATCCGATGCCACATTATCTATAACTCAAATGAATGTTAAGCCCGATACCACGGTAAAACAAGTGAAAGATTTCATATGTTCTGTTTACACTCACTCATTAAACTTGAGGAGAAATGATATCAAGTTGATTTATAAGGGACAGTTGCTTCatgaaaataattttgCAGGCAACTCTTCAAAGATCAGCGAGTACATTAAAGAGCCACATGAAGTGAAGGTCCATGTACAAATCAACCAAGAGTATACAGAATCTGGGCCTGGATTTTGGAATGAAGTGTTCAACAATCCgaatattttccaattcatGCCTCCAGATACAAGGTCACAGTCACCTGTTAGTTTCGCTCCGACGCAAGGACGATCTCCTGCTGCAATACGTGGCGAAGAACGGGGTATACCATACGTAACCGAATCTGGAAATGACATCGTGCCCACAGATGAGCTTTATAGGAAATGCATTATCAACGGGGATGAAGTAGTATTCATTCCTGTTAGCGAACTAAATCCACAATCGAGCTATTTGTCCGTGATCAAAGGCGATTACGGTGAAATTAAAATCCCCATATCTAGTAATGACTACAGAATTAATGGCGATAATATTTTGCTATCACCATCTGCGATAGAGCAGTTAGAATCTGCTTTGAACTTCAAAATCGAGAGACCACGGGATTCGACACTCTTGCATCCGTCTGGTGAGCATGTTCGAGCTGCAGATAATACCTCTTCGGcaaatgataataatacaGTTGAGAATGACGAGTCAGCGTGGAATAGAAGGGTAGTGCGTCCCTTGAGAAACAGCTTCCCGCTGCTATTGGTATTGATAAGAACATTTTACTTAATTGGCTATAATTCATTGGTTcccttttttattattttggaGTTTGGAAGCTTCCTTCCCTGGAAATATATCATTTTACTAAGCTtgcttttcatttttagGACTGTTTGGAATACCCAAGAGGTGTGGAATTTATGGCGAGACTATCTCCACTTGAATGAAATTGACGAAGTCAAGTTTAGCCAGATCAAGGAGTTCATCAATTCCAATTCATTGACCTTAAATTTCTACAAGAAATGTAAGGACACTCAATCCGCTAttgatttactgatgaTACCTAATCTACATGAGCAAAGGCTATCGGTCTATTCTAAGTATGATATTGAGTACGACACCAACACCCCTGACGTTGGACAATTGAATTTGCTATTTATCAAGGTGCTATCGGGTGAGATTCCTAAGGACGCGCTAGATGAGTTGTTCAAAGAGTTTTTCGAATTGTATGAAACGACAAGAAACATGAACACACTATATCCTCAAGACTCTTTGAACGAATTGCTGCTGATGATTTGGAAGGAGTCCCAAAAGAAAGACATCAATACGCTACCCAAGTACAGAAGATGGTTCCAAACCTTGTGCTCGCAAATAGCGGAGCATAACGTCCTTGATGTCGTACTCAGATACATAATTCCAGACCCGGTAAACGATAGGGTGATAACCGCTGTGATAAAGAACTTCGTGCTCTTTTGGGTTACACTACTCCCCTATGTGAAGGAGAAGCTGGATGATATTGTTGCACAGAGAGCAAGGGACCGTGAGCAACCGGCTCCATCTGCCCAACAGCAGGAAAACGAAGATGAGGCCCTCATAATCCCTGACGAGGAAGAACCCACCGCCACAGGTGCGCAACCTCATCTCTACATTCCTGATGAAGACTAA
- the TSA1 gene encoding thioredoxin peroxidase TSA1 (Thioredoxin peroxidase; acts as both ribosome-associated and free cytoplasmic antioxidant; self-associates to form a HMW chaperone complex under oxidative stress; chaperone activity essential for growth in zinc deficiency; hydrogen peroxide receptor and signal transducer in a light sensing pathway; required for telomere length maintenance; binds and modulates Cdc19p activity; protein abundance increases and forms cytoplasmic foci during DNA replication stress), with protein MVAQVQKQAPTFKKTAVVDGVFDEVSLDKYKGKYVVLAFIPLAFTFVCPTEIIAFSEAAKKFEEQGAQVLFASTDSEYSLLAWTNIPRKEGGLGPINIPLLADTNHSLSRDYGVLIEEEGVALRGLFIIDPKGVIRHITINDLPVGRNVDEALRLVEAFQWTDKNGTVLPCNWTPGAATIKPTVEDSKEYFEAANK; from the coding sequence ATGGTCGCTCAAGTTCAAAAGCAAGCTCCAACTTTTAAGAAAACTGCCGTCGTCGACGGTGTCTTTGACGAAGTCTCCTTGGACAAATACAAGGGTAAGTACGTTGTCCTAGCCTTTATTCCATTGGCCTTCACTTTCGTCTGTCCAACCGAAATCATTGCTTTCTCAGAAGCTGCTAAGAAATTCGAAGAACAAGGCGCTCAAGTTCTTTTCGCCTCCACTGACTCCGAATACTCCCTTTTGGCATGGACCAATATCCCAAGAAAGGAAGGTGGTTTGGGCCCAATCAACATTCCATTGTTGGCTGACACCAACCACTCTTTGTCCAGAGACTATGGTGTCTTGatcgaagaagaaggtgtCGCCTTGAGAGGTTTGTTCATCATCGACCCAAAGGGTGTCATTAGACACATCACCATTAACGATTTGCCAGTCGGTAGAAACGTTGACGAAGCCTTGAGATTGGTTGAAGCCTTCCAATGGACCGACAAGAACGGTACTGTCTTGCCATGTAACTGGACTCCAGGTGCTGCTACCATCAAGCCAACCGTTGAAGACTCCAAGGAATACTTCGAAGCTGCCAACAAATAA